A DNA window from Hordeum vulgare subsp. vulgare chromosome 1H, MorexV3_pseudomolecules_assembly, whole genome shotgun sequence contains the following coding sequences:
- the LOC123412986 gene encoding Bowman-Birk type proteinase inhibitor B5-like, whose protein sequence is MKGTKLAAILILQAVLVMGVLSHVNADYFPTCCNNCRSFSGVDVCDDAHPQCPTGCSACRVVTTNPQTFRCADMKATVDGTCGGPCKKY, encoded by the exons ATGAAGGGCACCAAGCTCGCGGCGATTCTGATCCTCCAGGCCGTCCTGGTCATGGGAGTCCTCTCGCACGTGAACG cCGACTATTTCCCCACGTGCTGCAACAACTGCAGGTCCTTCTCCGGGGTCGACGTCTGCGACGACGCCCATCCGCAGTGCCCCACCGGCTGCTCGGCGTGCCGCGTGGTGACCACGAACCCCCAGACGTTCCGCTGCGCCGACATGAAAGCCACCGTCGACGGCACCTGCGGCGGGCCATGCAAGAAGTACTGA